A stretch of Aeromicrobium tamlense DNA encodes these proteins:
- a CDS encoding precorrin-2 C(20)-methyltransferase, giving the protein MTGRLYGVGVGPGDPELITLKAARLIESADVIAYHQGVGKQSNARRIAAGLLRPGVAEEALVYPVTTQVSDHPGGYAGAMADFYADCERRVREHLAAGRDVVVLAEGDPMLYGSFMYLHDRLHGEFETHVVAGVPAFAAATATTALPLVRQTDVLTVLPGTLPEPELARRLADTDGAVIMKLGRTFAKVRSALEQAGRVEGSWYVERASMDAERVLPVAEVDPETVPYFSIVLVPGDTRPGVARYESPAPEAVAPAVDAEVVVVGLGPGPDAWLSPEATQVLAEVGHVVGYGPYVERVPQRSGLVRHASGNTVEVDRARDALELALAGERVAVVSGGDAGIFGMASAVFEAAEDPRYADVAVRVVPGISAVQAVAARAGAPIGADFAVMSLSDRLKPWEVVEQRLRAVAAADLVLALYNPRSRSRTEQVAQAQAVLLEHKSPDTVVVVGRDVGRAEESLTVTTLGKLDPETVDMKCLLLIGASSTRVTPSGRVWSPRFVQ; this is encoded by the coding sequence GTGACCGGGCGGCTGTACGGCGTCGGCGTCGGCCCCGGCGACCCCGAGCTGATCACCCTCAAGGCCGCCAGGCTCATCGAGTCCGCGGACGTCATCGCCTACCACCAGGGCGTCGGCAAGCAGTCGAACGCGCGCCGCATCGCCGCCGGCCTGTTGCGCCCGGGCGTCGCGGAGGAGGCGCTGGTCTACCCGGTCACGACGCAGGTCAGCGACCATCCCGGCGGGTACGCCGGCGCGATGGCCGACTTCTACGCCGACTGCGAGCGTCGGGTCCGTGAGCACCTCGCCGCCGGCCGCGACGTCGTCGTCCTGGCCGAGGGCGACCCGATGCTCTACGGCTCGTTCATGTACCTGCACGACCGGCTCCACGGTGAGTTCGAGACGCACGTCGTCGCCGGCGTTCCGGCCTTCGCCGCGGCGACCGCGACCACCGCACTGCCGCTCGTGCGGCAGACCGACGTGCTGACCGTGCTGCCCGGGACGCTGCCCGAGCCCGAGCTGGCCCGGCGCCTCGCGGACACCGACGGCGCCGTGATCATGAAGCTCGGCCGGACCTTCGCGAAGGTGCGCTCGGCCCTCGAGCAGGCCGGCCGCGTCGAGGGCTCCTGGTACGTCGAGCGCGCGTCGATGGACGCCGAGCGGGTGCTGCCCGTGGCCGAGGTCGACCCCGAGACCGTGCCGTACTTCTCGATCGTGCTCGTTCCGGGCGACACCCGCCCCGGAGTCGCGCGGTACGAGAGCCCGGCACCCGAGGCCGTCGCGCCCGCCGTGGACGCCGAGGTCGTCGTCGTGGGCCTGGGCCCCGGGCCGGACGCCTGGCTCTCGCCCGAGGCCACGCAGGTGCTCGCCGAGGTCGGTCACGTCGTCGGCTACGGCCCCTACGTGGAGCGGGTCCCCCAGCGCTCCGGCCTGGTGCGTCACGCGTCGGGCAACACGGTGGAGGTCGACCGCGCTCGTGACGCCCTCGAGCTGGCGCTCGCCGGCGAGCGCGTGGCCGTCGTGTCGGGCGGTGACGCCGGCATCTTCGGCATGGCGTCGGCCGTCTTCGAGGCCGCGGAGGACCCGCGCTACGCCGACGTCGCCGTGCGCGTCGTCCCCGGCATCTCGGCCGTCCAGGCGGTCGCCGCGCGCGCCGGAGCACCGATCGGCGCGGACTTCGCCGTCATGAGCCTCTCCGACCGGCTCAAGCCGTGGGAGGTCGTCGAGCAGCGGCTCCGCGCCGTGGCCGCGGCCGACCTCGTGCTCGCGCTGTACAACCCCCGGTCGCGCTCGCGCACCGAGCAGGTCGCGCAGGCACAGGCAGTGCTGCTGGAGCACAAGTCGCCCGACACCGTGGTGGTCGTCGGACGCGACGTCGGCCGTGCCGAGGAGAGCCTCACGGTCACCACGCTCGGCAAGCTCGACCCCGAGACCGTCGACATGAAGTGCCTGCTGCTGATCGGCGCGTCGTCCACGCGGGTCACGCCGTCCGGACGCGTCTGGAGCCCGCGCTTCGTGCAGTGA
- the cobM gene encoding precorrin-4 C(11)-methyltransferase, whose product MTVHFVGAGPGAADLLTLRAVRLLERADVVLYAGTYLDAEVLGHCRDGARLVDTQHLDLEEITAALVDAHREGLEVVRLCSGDPSLYSAVHEQARRLDAASVAWDVTPGVPAYAAAAAIVGAELTVPELAQSVVLTRTQARSTQMPAGEQLAAFAATGATLALHLGITRTRELAAELAEHYGADCAVAVVSKATQPDELVLRGTLADIADQVEAAGLRQAAVILVGPALAPDVRGGESYLYAASRERRQRP is encoded by the coding sequence ATGACCGTCCACTTCGTCGGCGCCGGACCCGGCGCGGCCGACCTGCTCACCCTGCGCGCGGTGCGGCTGCTGGAGCGGGCCGACGTGGTCCTGTACGCCGGCACCTACCTCGACGCCGAGGTCCTCGGCCACTGCCGCGACGGGGCGCGGCTGGTCGACACGCAGCACCTCGACCTCGAGGAGATCACCGCCGCGCTGGTCGACGCCCACCGTGAGGGACTCGAGGTCGTGCGTCTGTGCTCCGGCGACCCCTCGCTGTACTCGGCCGTCCACGAGCAGGCGCGCCGGCTCGACGCCGCCTCGGTGGCGTGGGACGTCACTCCCGGCGTGCCCGCCTACGCCGCCGCCGCGGCGATCGTCGGCGCCGAGCTCACCGTCCCTGAGCTGGCGCAGTCCGTCGTCCTCACCCGCACGCAGGCGCGCTCCACGCAGATGCCGGCGGGTGAGCAGCTCGCGGCGTTCGCCGCGACCGGCGCGACGCTCGCCCTGCACCTGGGGATCACGCGCACGCGCGAGCTCGCGGCCGAGCTGGCCGAGCACTACGGCGCCGACTGCGCCGTGGCGGTGGTGTCGAAGGCCACCCAGCCCGACGAGCTCGTGCTGCGCGGCACGCTCGCCGACATCGCCGACCAGGTCGAGGCCGCCGGGCTGCGCCAGGCCGCGGTGATCCTCGTCGGCCCCGCCTTGGCTCCCGACGTGCGAGGCGGCGAGTCGTACCTCTACGCGGCCAGCCGCGAGCGTCGCCAGCGCCCCTAG
- the cbiE gene encoding precorrin-6y C5,15-methyltransferase (decarboxylating) subunit CbiE, with product MSVHVTVVGVGADGWAGLPASSRAIVEGARTLLGGDRHLAGVPAIPGQIRRPWPSPLRDGLPDLVAAAEGPVVALASGDPLVSGIGTTLIDLLGTERVVIVPAVSSVALARARMGWPAESVGVVSVVGRDVRLVVPALSAHGRLLVLSSDESTPAAVATLLTDLGWGASRLVVLGDLGGADETRIEGTADAWHATAPRLNVLAVEVRGAGPGWAVGGVLPDDAFDHAGQITKRDVRASALARLAPAPGQLLWDVGAGSGSIGVEWMRAWPSARAIAIESRPDRATRVRRNADAHGVPGLEVVEGDAPAALSGLERPDAVFVGGGATVDGVLDACWTALLPGGRLVVHAVTAETEAVLLDRYRRHGGDLVRLHVERAEPLGTFTGWTPARAVSQWSIVKGDS from the coding sequence ATGAGCGTGCACGTGACCGTGGTCGGCGTCGGGGCCGACGGCTGGGCCGGTCTGCCGGCCTCGTCGAGGGCGATCGTGGAGGGCGCGCGGACGCTGCTCGGCGGCGACCGGCACCTGGCCGGCGTCCCCGCGATCCCGGGCCAGATCCGCCGTCCGTGGCCGTCGCCGCTGCGGGACGGACTGCCCGATCTCGTGGCGGCGGCCGAGGGTCCCGTGGTGGCGCTCGCGTCCGGTGATCCGCTGGTCTCGGGCATCGGCACGACGCTGATCGACCTGCTCGGGACCGAGCGCGTCGTGATCGTGCCGGCGGTGTCGTCGGTGGCGCTGGCGCGCGCCCGGATGGGCTGGCCCGCGGAGTCGGTGGGCGTCGTCAGCGTCGTCGGACGGGACGTGCGACTCGTCGTTCCTGCCCTGTCCGCGCACGGCCGCCTGCTCGTGCTGTCGAGCGACGAGTCCACCCCCGCGGCCGTGGCGACGCTGCTGACCGACCTCGGCTGGGGCGCCTCGCGGCTCGTCGTGCTGGGGGACCTCGGCGGCGCGGACGAGACCCGGATCGAGGGCACCGCGGACGCCTGGCACGCGACCGCCCCGCGCCTGAACGTGCTGGCCGTCGAGGTCCGTGGCGCCGGACCCGGCTGGGCCGTCGGCGGCGTGCTGCCCGACGACGCCTTCGACCACGCCGGCCAGATCACGAAGCGCGACGTGCGCGCCAGCGCCCTCGCGCGGCTCGCTCCGGCTCCCGGTCAGCTGCTGTGGGACGTCGGCGCCGGAAGCGGCTCGATCGGCGTCGAGTGGATGCGCGCGTGGCCCAGCGCCCGTGCGATCGCGATCGAGTCCCGTCCCGACCGGGCGACCCGCGTGCGCCGGAACGCGGACGCCCACGGTGTCCCGGGCCTCGAGGTCGTGGAGGGCGACGCACCCGCCGCGCTGTCCGGCCTCGAGCGACCCGACGCGGTCTTCGTCGGGGGTGGCGCCACGGTCGACGGCGTGCTGGACGCGTGCTGGACGGCGCTGCTGCCCGGCGGCCGGCTCGTCGTCCACGCCGTCACGGCCGAGACCGAGGCCGTCCTCCTCGATCGGTACCGTCGACATGGCGGCGACCTCGTCCGCCTCCACGTCGAGCGCGCCGAGCCGCTCGGCACCTTCACCGGCTGGACGCCCGCCCGCGCCGTCAGCCAGTGGTCCATCGTCAAGGGAGACTCATGA
- a CDS encoding VWA domain-containing protein — MPAQYPFCAVVGSDDMTLALTLVAIDPLIGGVLVRGEKGTAKTTTVRGLAEVLPPVRAYDGDRFSIDPADPDAVSPDGPFGAVTPVVERPVRLVELPVGASDDRVTGSLKLDSALRDGRVELEPGLLARAHRGLLYVDEVNLLHDHLVDLLLDAAATGRVSIERDGVSAEHASRFVLIGTMNPEEGELRPQLLDRFGLTVEVAAPRDPALRVEVVRRRLAFDTDPEGFAGRWAAEQELLRTRLADAQGRVRDVVLDDETLTTIAEICAAFDVDGLRADLVTARTAAAHAAWQGRTQVTREDVRVAARLALPHRRRRNPFDEPGLDEDRLDDLLGSDEPDPGPDGPDDDGPGGDGGSDDSPPDGTPPETPPQESSESPDDERRPAPAGAGSVASAGEPSRARLLVVRGTGEGQSGRRSRARTAQGRVAGVRHDGEPTGRLHLPATIAAAAPHQLARRGLVDGRGLALDISDVRRAETVGQESNLVLLCVDASGSMAARRRMEQVKTAVLSLLLDAYRRRDKVALVTFRQHDAEIVLPPTGSVEVASRRLADLPAGGRTPLAEGLHRSAEVVRREALRDPSRRPLLVVVTDGRATSGPNALARAHHAARHVAAAGIQSVVVDCESGRFRLGLGVELATHLQAEHVPLGEVTADGLTGVVHAATAPREGVA, encoded by the coding sequence ATGCCAGCGCAGTATCCGTTTTGTGCCGTCGTCGGCTCCGACGACATGACCCTCGCCCTCACCCTGGTCGCGATCGACCCGCTCATCGGCGGCGTCCTGGTCCGCGGGGAGAAGGGCACCGCCAAGACCACCACGGTCCGCGGCCTCGCCGAGGTGCTGCCCCCGGTGCGCGCCTATGACGGTGATCGGTTCTCGATCGATCCCGCGGACCCCGACGCCGTCTCGCCCGACGGTCCGTTCGGCGCCGTGACGCCGGTCGTCGAGCGCCCGGTGCGGCTGGTCGAGCTGCCCGTGGGTGCGAGCGACGACCGGGTCACCGGATCGCTCAAGCTCGACTCCGCCCTGCGCGACGGCCGCGTCGAGCTCGAGCCCGGCCTGCTCGCGCGCGCCCACCGCGGCCTGCTCTACGTCGACGAGGTCAACCTGCTGCACGACCACCTCGTCGACCTGCTGCTGGACGCTGCCGCCACCGGCCGCGTCAGCATCGAGCGCGACGGCGTCTCCGCCGAGCACGCCTCGCGGTTCGTGCTGATCGGCACCATGAACCCCGAGGAGGGTGAGCTGCGCCCGCAGCTGCTCGACCGGTTCGGCCTCACGGTCGAGGTGGCCGCGCCGCGCGATCCCGCCCTACGGGTCGAGGTGGTGCGCCGCCGGCTGGCGTTCGACACCGACCCCGAGGGCTTCGCGGGGCGCTGGGCCGCCGAGCAGGAGCTGCTCCGCACTCGCCTCGCCGACGCCCAGGGGCGGGTCCGCGACGTCGTCCTCGACGACGAGACCCTCACCACGATCGCCGAGATCTGCGCCGCGTTCGACGTGGACGGACTGCGCGCCGACCTCGTGACCGCCCGCACGGCCGCAGCCCACGCGGCATGGCAGGGCCGCACGCAGGTGACCCGCGAGGACGTCCGGGTCGCCGCGCGCCTCGCTCTCCCCCACCGCCGCCGGCGCAACCCGTTCGACGAGCCGGGCCTGGACGAGGACCGCCTCGACGACCTGCTCGGCTCCGACGAGCCCGACCCCGGTCCGGACGGGCCGGACGACGACGGCCCCGGTGGCGACGGCGGCTCCGACGACTCCCCGCCCGACGGCACCCCACCCGAGACTCCCCCGCAGGAGAGCTCCGAGTCGCCCGACGACGAGCGCCGTCCCGCGCCGGCCGGTGCCGGCTCGGTGGCGTCCGCCGGCGAGCCCAGCCGCGCCCGGCTGCTCGTGGTCCGCGGCACGGGCGAGGGCCAGTCCGGGCGCCGCTCGCGCGCTCGCACCGCGCAGGGGCGTGTCGCCGGCGTCCGGCACGACGGCGAGCCCACCGGCCGGCTCCACCTGCCCGCGACGATCGCCGCCGCGGCTCCGCACCAGCTCGCCCGCCGGGGACTCGTCGACGGCCGGGGACTTGCACTCGACATCTCCGACGTGCGCCGCGCCGAGACCGTCGGCCAGGAGTCGAACCTCGTGCTGCTGTGCGTGGACGCCTCCGGGTCGATGGCCGCGCGCCGCCGGATGGAGCAGGTCAAGACCGCGGTGCTGTCACTGCTGCTGGACGCGTACCGCCGCCGCGACAAGGTCGCCCTCGTGACGTTCCGCCAGCACGACGCCGAGATCGTCCTGCCGCCCACCGGGTCGGTCGAGGTGGCGTCCCGCCGGCTCGCGGACCTGCCAGCCGGCGGCCGCACGCCACTGGCCGAAGGGCTGCACCGGTCCGCCGAGGTCGTCCGCCGCGAGGCGCTGCGCGACCCGTCCCGCCGTCCTCTGCTCGTGGTCGTCACGGACGGCCGCGCCACGTCCGGCCCGAATGCCCTCGCCCGGGCCCACCACGCCGCCCGCCACGTCGCCGCGGCCGGGATCCAGAGCGTGGTCGTGGACTGCGAGTCGGGGCGCTTCCGGCTCGGGCTCGGAGTCGAGCTCGCCACCCACCTGCAGGCCGAGCACGTGCCGCTGGGCGAGGTGACCGCCGACGGCCTCACCGGCGTCGTCCACGCGGCCACCGCGCCGCGCGAGGGGGTGGCCTGA
- the cobO gene encoding cob(I)yrinic acid a,c-diamide adenosyltransferase gives MPQGQPLVVPDDGLTTRQRRNRPLLMVHTGNGKGKSTAAFGLAIRGWNQGWDIGVFQFVKSAKWRIGEQTVLERLARLHEETGEGGPVEWHKMGSGWSWSRKGGTEADHAADAAEGWAEVKRRIRAERHRLYVLDEFTYPMQWGWVDVDDVVETLANRPGSQHVVVTGRRADARLVEVADLVTEMTHVKHPMDVGQKGQRGIEW, from the coding sequence ATGCCGCAGGGTCAGCCCCTGGTCGTCCCGGACGACGGCCTCACCACCCGCCAGCGCCGCAACCGGCCGCTGCTGATGGTCCACACCGGGAACGGGAAGGGGAAGTCGACGGCCGCGTTCGGCCTCGCCATCCGCGGCTGGAACCAGGGCTGGGACATCGGCGTCTTCCAGTTCGTGAAGTCCGCGAAGTGGCGCATCGGCGAGCAGACCGTGCTCGAGCGCCTCGCCCGACTCCACGAGGAGACCGGCGAGGGAGGACCGGTCGAGTGGCACAAGATGGGCTCGGGCTGGTCCTGGAGCCGCAAGGGCGGCACCGAGGCCGACCACGCCGCGGACGCCGCCGAGGGCTGGGCCGAGGTCAAGCGCCGGATCCGGGCCGAGCGGCACCGGCTCTACGTCCTCGACGAGTTCACCTACCCGATGCAGTGGGGCTGGGTGGACGTCGACGACGTCGTCGAGACGCTCGCGAACCGTCCCGGCAGCCAGCACGTCGTGGTCACCGGACGCCGTGCCGACGCCCGGCTGGTGGAGGTCGCCGACCTCGTGACCGAGATGACCCACGTGAAGCACCCCATGGACGTGGGCCAGAAGGGTCAGCGAGGCATCGAGTGGTGA
- a CDS encoding cobyrinate a,c-diamide synthase, translating to MTLPRVLVAAPASGHGKTTIATGLMAALAARGHVVSGHKVGPDYIDPGYHALATGRPGRNLDPHLTDPSLMVPLLLHGARGADLAVVEGVMGLFDGQIGGDGFASSAHVAALTRTPVVLVVDVSHASRSIGAVVHGMATFEPGVTIAGVVLNKAGSSRHATEVVRAVERTGVPVLGVLGRDQGVSAPSRHLGLVPAAERDEAAAALDRLAEQVTAGIDLDAVLDVARTAPALTEDPWSPADHIMRVADNSPVVAVAAGRAFTFRYAETTELLEAAGCTVVPFDPAHDRRLPDGTRGIYLGGGFPEVHAAALSANTSLRADLREAVLDGVPTVAECAGLLYLCRSVDGHPMVGALDADAVMTPRLTLSYRRPTLHGDQLLGAAGTEATAHEFHRTTVTPVHGDRPAWSVDGSAVGFAGPTLSASYLHLHWAGHPQLAQSFAGAVAAAGPHTGAVAVDVLPQEPATTERLDDPLRHHGDAELGDGLVDLAVNVSRLPRPDWLERALAEGVAASTSYPDATAAHAAVARRHGRGIDDVLVTAGAAEAFLLMARARRWRRPVVVHPQFTEPDVALRSAGHDVTHVVCRAEDDFALVPEDVPEDADLVVVGNPTNPTGRLHPAAVLRALCRPGRVVVVDEAFMDFVPGETQSLAAHRVPGLLVVRSLTKLWSMPGIRAGYVVGDAAVVADLRVQQAPWSVSTPALHAVVAATGPQAAAETYGRARQVEVHRRVLVDGLAELGVPTAASSGPFVLARAGTGAHARLREAGIAVRRADTFPGLDDGWVRLAVREPSVTRHLLTTWGVHTACT from the coding sequence GTGACCCTGCCACGGGTCCTCGTGGCAGCCCCGGCGTCGGGGCACGGCAAGACGACGATCGCGACCGGCCTGATGGCCGCGCTCGCCGCCCGCGGGCACGTCGTCTCCGGCCACAAGGTGGGCCCCGACTACATCGACCCCGGCTACCACGCGCTCGCGACCGGCCGTCCCGGCCGCAACCTCGACCCGCACCTGACCGATCCGTCCCTCATGGTCCCGCTCCTGCTCCACGGCGCGCGCGGGGCCGACCTCGCCGTCGTCGAGGGCGTGATGGGGCTGTTCGACGGCCAGATCGGTGGCGACGGCTTCGCCTCCTCGGCCCACGTCGCCGCGCTCACCCGGACGCCCGTCGTCCTGGTGGTCGACGTCTCGCACGCGTCGCGCAGCATCGGCGCCGTCGTCCACGGGATGGCCACCTTCGAGCCCGGCGTGACCATCGCGGGCGTCGTGCTGAACAAGGCAGGATCGTCGCGGCACGCCACCGAGGTCGTGCGGGCCGTCGAGCGCACGGGAGTCCCCGTCCTCGGCGTGCTGGGTCGCGACCAGGGCGTCAGCGCTCCCTCGCGCCACCTCGGGCTGGTGCCCGCGGCGGAGCGCGACGAGGCCGCCGCCGCACTCGACCGCCTCGCCGAGCAGGTGACCGCGGGCATCGACCTCGACGCGGTGCTCGACGTCGCGCGGACGGCTCCCGCGCTGACCGAGGACCCGTGGAGTCCCGCGGACCACATCATGCGGGTCGCGGACAACTCGCCCGTCGTCGCCGTCGCGGCCGGTCGCGCCTTCACGTTCCGCTACGCCGAGACCACCGAGCTGCTCGAGGCCGCCGGCTGCACCGTCGTCCCGTTCGACCCGGCCCACGACCGACGCCTGCCCGACGGCACGCGCGGGATCTACCTCGGTGGCGGCTTCCCCGAGGTGCACGCCGCCGCCCTCAGCGCGAACACGAGCCTGCGCGCGGACCTGCGCGAGGCGGTCCTGGACGGCGTGCCGACGGTGGCCGAGTGCGCCGGCCTGCTGTACCTCTGCCGCTCGGTGGACGGTCACCCGATGGTGGGCGCACTCGACGCGGACGCCGTCATGACGCCCCGCCTCACGCTGTCGTACCGGCGTCCCACCCTCCACGGCGATCAGCTGCTGGGCGCCGCCGGCACCGAGGCCACCGCGCACGAGTTCCATCGCACGACCGTGACGCCCGTGCACGGCGACCGACCGGCGTGGTCCGTCGACGGGAGCGCGGTCGGCTTCGCGGGGCCCACCCTCAGCGCCTCGTACCTGCACCTGCACTGGGCCGGTCACCCGCAGCTCGCGCAGTCCTTCGCCGGGGCGGTGGCGGCGGCCGGTCCCCACACGGGCGCCGTGGCGGTCGACGTGCTGCCGCAGGAGCCCGCGACGACCGAGCGCCTCGACGACCCGCTGCGCCACCACGGCGACGCGGAGCTGGGCGACGGCCTCGTCGACCTCGCCGTCAACGTGAGCCGGCTCCCCCGCCCGGACTGGCTGGAACGTGCCCTGGCGGAGGGCGTCGCCGCGTCGACCTCCTACCCCGACGCGACCGCGGCCCACGCGGCGGTCGCCCGTCGTCACGGGCGCGGGATCGACGACGTGCTCGTCACGGCCGGCGCGGCAGAGGCGTTCCTGCTGATGGCTCGCGCGCGCAGGTGGCGTCGACCTGTCGTGGTCCACCCCCAGTTCACCGAGCCGGACGTGGCGCTGCGCTCCGCCGGGCACGACGTCACGCACGTCGTGTGCCGTGCCGAGGACGACTTCGCCCTCGTCCCCGAGGACGTGCCCGAGGACGCCGACCTCGTCGTCGTGGGCAATCCCACGAACCCGACCGGACGCCTCCATCCGGCCGCCGTGCTGCGCGCACTGTGCCGTCCGGGTCGCGTCGTCGTGGTCGACGAGGCGTTCATGGACTTCGTCCCGGGCGAGACGCAGAGCCTGGCTGCGCACCGCGTTCCCGGCCTGCTGGTCGTGCGCAGCCTCACCAAGCTCTGGTCGATGCCGGGCATCCGCGCGGGCTACGTCGTCGGGGATGCCGCCGTCGTCGCCGACCTGCGGGTCCAGCAGGCTCCGTGGTCGGTCAGCACGCCCGCGCTGCACGCCGTCGTGGCCGCCACCGGGCCGCAGGCCGCGGCCGAGACCTACGGGCGCGCCCGCCAGGTGGAGGTGCACCGTCGCGTCCTCGTCGACGGGCTGGCCGAGCTCGGCGTGCCCACCGCGGCGTCCTCCGGCCCGTTCGTCCTGGCCCGCGCCGGGACGGGAGCCCACGCACGCCTGCGCGAGGCGGGGATCGCCGTGCGCCGCGCCGACACCTTCCCGGGCCTCGACGACGGCTGGGTGCGCCTCGCCGTCCGCGAGCCCTCCGTCACCCGCCACCTGCTCACCACGTGGGGAGTCCACACCGCATGCACCTGA
- the cobA gene encoding uroporphyrinogen-III C-methyltransferase gives MARPVARESAGATTGRVTLVGAGPGDPGLVTVAGRAAIETADVVVADRLAPWEALAWAPAHAEVVDVSKIPFGRSTSQDEINRILVDHATAGRHVVRLKGGDSYVFGRGFEEVQACAAAGIATTVIPGVTSSVAAPELAGVPVTHRGLVQGFTVISGHVPPGHPDSTIDYAALARSGTTLVVLMGVRTLPAITEALLDAGLDGGTPCALVADASLAGQRSLRTTLAKAASDAATAGIGAPAVAVIGHVAALEP, from the coding sequence CTGGCGAGGCCGGTCGCCCGCGAGTCCGCCGGTGCGACGACCGGTCGCGTCACCCTCGTCGGCGCCGGGCCCGGCGATCCCGGTCTGGTCACGGTCGCCGGACGCGCCGCGATCGAGACCGCCGACGTCGTGGTCGCCGACCGGCTGGCGCCGTGGGAGGCCCTCGCCTGGGCGCCCGCCCACGCCGAGGTCGTCGACGTCTCGAAGATCCCCTTCGGACGGTCGACCAGCCAGGACGAGATCAACCGGATCCTGGTCGACCACGCCACGGCCGGGCGCCACGTCGTCCGGCTCAAGGGCGGCGACTCGTACGTGTTCGGCCGCGGCTTCGAGGAGGTCCAGGCCTGTGCCGCCGCCGGCATCGCCACGACCGTCATTCCCGGCGTCACCTCCAGCGTCGCGGCGCCCGAGCTCGCCGGCGTCCCGGTGACGCACCGCGGACTCGTCCAGGGCTTCACCGTGATCTCCGGCCACGTGCCTCCGGGCCACCCCGACTCGACGATCGACTACGCGGCGCTCGCCCGCTCGGGCACCACGCTCGTCGTCCTGATGGGCGTGCGCACGCTTCCCGCGATCACCGAGGCGCTCCTGGACGCGGGACTCGACGGCGGCACGCCGTGCGCGCTCGTCGCGGACGCCAGCCTGGCCGGCCAGCGCAGCCTGCGCACCACCCTCGCGAAGGCAGCGTCCGACGCCGCGACCGCAGGGATCGGGGCACCGGCCGTCGCGGTGATCGGTCACGTGGCGGCGCTCGAGCCGTGA
- a CDS encoding histidine phosphatase family protein has protein sequence MIRWLRHGESTWNAAGRLQYGNPTPPLTETGRRQARDAADRLQGAPVWMLLSSPARRAVETAEIVAEVLDLPVELDDRLVERGRDETVESVRSRLADLLHERGDGLLVVSHGDTIAIAVEQLTGVPCAVPQNAQVHVTDPLVEGPPGLLASSRLADRKPV, from the coding sequence GTGATCCGTTGGCTGCGGCACGGCGAGTCGACCTGGAACGCCGCGGGCCGGCTCCAGTACGGCAACCCCACCCCACCCCTGACCGAGACCGGACGACGCCAGGCGCGTGACGCCGCCGACCGGCTGCAGGGCGCACCCGTGTGGATGCTGCTGTCCTCCCCCGCTCGGCGTGCGGTGGAGACCGCTGAGATCGTCGCCGAGGTACTCGATCTCCCGGTCGAGCTGGACGACCGGCTCGTCGAGCGCGGACGGGACGAGACCGTCGAGTCCGTCCGCTCCCGCCTCGCCGATCTGCTCCACGAGCGCGGCGACGGACTGCTGGTCGTGAGCCACGGCGACACCATCGCGATCGCGGTCGAGCAGCTGACGGGGGTGCCGTGCGCCGTCCCGCAGAACGCGCAGGTCCACGTCACGGACCCTCTGGTCGAGGGTCCCCCGGGGCTGCTAGCCTCGTCACGCCTTGCTGACAGGAAGCCGGTGTGA
- a CDS encoding CbtB domain-containing protein: protein MPQATAAVPAALPQIPVTALAPWTVFFSLLTVVVLFFVGAEQGAFSVLEGTLVHEWVHDARHVMGYPCH, encoded by the coding sequence ATGCCTCAGGCAACCGCGGCCGTTCCCGCCGCCCTTCCGCAGATTCCCGTCACGGCCCTCGCGCCCTGGACGGTCTTCTTCTCCCTGCTCACCGTCGTGGTGCTGTTCTTCGTGGGCGCCGAGCAGGGTGCGTTCTCGGTCCTCGAGGGAACGCTGGTGCACGAGTGGGTCCACGACGCACGTCACGTCATGGGCTACCCCTGCCACTGA